Below is a genomic region from Mesorhizobium sp. NZP2298.
CTGTCGGGCAAAAGATGATCGCCGTCGTTCACTTCTGGCTGACGGCAATCAGCGGGATCGGGCTTATGATCGGCCTCTACATCCTGCTTGCCGGCAATCCGGCAATCGAACCTCTGCTGGGGATCGCTTCGATCGGCTTCTATGCAGGCATGCTTCTGTTTGCCTTCATCTCCCTGCCGGTGGTCTGGAAGAAGGCCTGAGCAGGGCGGGAACTGACCTCCGGCCTGTGCTGTTACGGCACAGGAATCGGGTGTTCGATCAAAAAACTTCGGGGCTGTTAAAGGTTCATTAAGCTTTACAGGCGTTTACTATGTGCATCCAGTGATCTGGATTCTTACCGAGTGGTTGGAGCCACTTTGTTTGACGCCTCCCTGTTAAACTCCTGAGAGCCGCCTTATCCGCGGCTCTTTTTTTGTCCGCATTCCGGCGGCACCCCGCGCGGCGGATGGCTGTTAACCTTCTGTTAAACATGTGCTTGCCTTCGCCCCCTGCGAAGCGCATTTTCAAGCTTCAGTTATATAGGGTGCCGGGTGTATCGGCAGTGAGCCGAATCGGCCGGTCGCAAGTGCAGGGGCGTATCAATGAACGAGCCTTCGAAGGGCAGTGCGAAAACCGTGAAGCTGGCGGAACGCCGGGTTTTTTCGCACTCCTTCAAACCGCTTTACCAGGAAGGCATGGGACTGGTCGAACAGGCGGCGGAATATCTCGATGGCAAGGGCCGCGCCGAGGCCAAGAAACTGTCGCGGCTGGCGGCCACGCTCTACGCGGCCGAATCGATGCGGCTGACCACCAGGCTGATGCAGGTTGCCTCCTGGCTGCTTTTGCAGCGCGCGGCGAATTCGGGCGAAATGACCCGGGACCAGGTTGCGTCGGAAAAATCCAAGGTCCGCCTCGATACCGCTTCCGCGCATGACGAAGCCGCGGGCTGGGCCGAACTGCCCGAGGATTTCCTCGACCTCGTCAACCGCTCGCTTCGCCTGCAGGCACTGGTGCGTCGCATGGATGACGAAATATACGGCGACGGCTCCGTGGTCGACATGCAGCCATTGAGCCGCCGGCCCAATCCGGTTTCGGATCAGATCAGCCTGCTCAATACGGCGTTCGCCCGCAACTAGGCGACTTCGGAATTTTCCGGCTCGACAGGTCACTGTTTCCGGTTTGTTCACATTTCGCTGGCATCGCTGTCCGCCCAAGGGGTAAAGTTACCGAATGGGGGACGCGATTCGCATCATTGGCATCGATCCGGGGCTCAGGCGCACCGGATGGGGCATCGTCGAGAGCCTCGGCAATTCCTTGCGCTTCGTCGCCTCCGGCACCGTGCGCTCCGAGGACAAGGCGGCGCTGGCGACGCGGCTATGCCAATTGCATGACGGGCTCGCCGAAGTCCTGCACGCGGCAATGCCGCATGAGGCTGCCGTCGAACAGACCTTCGTCAACAAGGATGCCGTGGCGACGCTGAAGCTCGGCCAGGCGCGCGGCATCGCCATGCTGGTGCCGGCGCGGGCCGGCCTCGTCGTCGCCGAATATGCGCCCAATGCTGTCAAGAAGGCGGTGATCGGCGTCGGCCATGGCGACAAGAAGCAGATCCACATGATGGTGAAGGTGCTGCTGCCGAAGGCGACCTTCGATACCGAACATGCCGCCGACGCGCTGGCCATCGCGATTTGCCACGCGCATCACCGGCAGAGCGCCGCCTATCGGATGGCGCTTGCGTCATGAGAGGCTGTTGGAAATGATCGGCAAGCTCAAGGGCACGCTGGACGAGATCGACGAGGATCATTGCCTCGTCGACGTCCATGGCGTCGGCTACGTCGCCTATTGCTCGGCGCGCACGCTGGCCGCGCTGCCTTCGCCCGGCGAAGCGGTGGTGCTGTTCATCGAGACCTATGTGCGCGAGGACATGATCCGCCTTTACGGCTTCCAGTCGGCGCTCGAGCGCGAATGGTTCCGGCTGTTGATGAGCAATGTGCAGGGCGTAGGGGCCAAGGTGGCGCTGGCCATCCTGTCGACATTGGCGCCGGCCGACCTCGCCAATGCGATCGCGCTGCGCGACATCGCCATGGTTTCCCGCGCCCCAGGCGTCGGCAAAAAGGTGGCCGAGCGCATCGTCACCGAATTGAAGAACAAGGCGCCGGCCTATGCGGGTTCGGCCTCCGGGACCATCGGCCTGAAGCAGGAGCTCGGCGAAGGCGTGGCAGCCGCGCCGATCACCGACGCGGTTTCGGCACTGGTCAATCTCGGCTACTCGCGCGACACCGCTGCCAATGCGGTTGCCGCGGCGCTGAAGACGGCGGGCGAGGACGCGGACGCCTCGAAGCTGATCCGCTTCGGGCTGAAGGAACTGGCGCGGTGAGGGCTCGCTTGTCCGGTCCTCTGCCTTATGCGAGGAAGGTAGCATGAGCCTTTCGCCCCGTCTCATTGCTCCGGAAAAACGCGGCGAGGATGCCGACCAGACCTTGCGGCCGCAAACGCTTGCCGACTTTGTCGGCCAGGCGGCGGTGCGGGCCAATCTCAAAGTGTTCATCGAGGCCGCCAAGGGCCGCAACGAGGCGCTCGACCACGTGCTGTTCGTCGGGCCGCCGGGGCTGGGCAAGACGACGCTGGCGCAGATCATGGCGCGCGAACTTGGCGTCAATTTCCGCTCCACATCCGGTCCGGTCATCGCCAAGGCCGGCGATCTTGCCGCACTGCTTACCAATCTCGAGGAAGGCGACGTGCTGTTCATCGACGAGATCCATCGGCTGAACCCGGCGGTGGAGGAAATCCTCTATCCGGCGATGGAGGATTTCCAGCTCGACCTGATCATCGGCGAGGGCCCGGCGGCGCGTTCGGTCAAGATCGACCTTGCCCGTTTCACCCTGGTCGCGGCCACCACGCGGCTTGGCCTGCTCACCAATCCGCTGCGCGACCGGTTCGGCATTCCGGTGCGGCTCAACTTCTACACGGTCGAAGAGCTGGAGCAGATCGTGCGGCGCGGCGCCCGCATCCTGCAGATGCCGCTCGG
It encodes:
- the rcdA gene encoding protease adaptor protein RcdA gives rise to the protein MNEPSKGSAKTVKLAERRVFSHSFKPLYQEGMGLVEQAAEYLDGKGRAEAKKLSRLAATLYAAESMRLTTRLMQVASWLLLQRAANSGEMTRDQVASEKSKVRLDTASAHDEAAGWAELPEDFLDLVNRSLRLQALVRRMDDEIYGDGSVVDMQPLSRRPNPVSDQISLLNTAFARN
- the ruvC gene encoding crossover junction endodeoxyribonuclease RuvC gives rise to the protein MGDAIRIIGIDPGLRRTGWGIVESLGNSLRFVASGTVRSEDKAALATRLCQLHDGLAEVLHAAMPHEAAVEQTFVNKDAVATLKLGQARGIAMLVPARAGLVVAEYAPNAVKKAVIGVGHGDKKQIHMMVKVLLPKATFDTEHAADALAIAICHAHHRQSAAYRMALAS
- the ruvA gene encoding Holliday junction branch migration protein RuvA — protein: MIGKLKGTLDEIDEDHCLVDVHGVGYVAYCSARTLAALPSPGEAVVLFIETYVREDMIRLYGFQSALEREWFRLLMSNVQGVGAKVALAILSTLAPADLANAIALRDIAMVSRAPGVGKKVAERIVTELKNKAPAYAGSASGTIGLKQELGEGVAAAPITDAVSALVNLGYSRDTAANAVAAALKTAGEDADASKLIRFGLKELAR
- the ruvB gene encoding Holliday junction branch migration DNA helicase RuvB; the encoded protein is MSLSPRLIAPEKRGEDADQTLRPQTLADFVGQAAVRANLKVFIEAAKGRNEALDHVLFVGPPGLGKTTLAQIMARELGVNFRSTSGPVIAKAGDLAALLTNLEEGDVLFIDEIHRLNPAVEEILYPAMEDFQLDLIIGEGPAARSVKIDLARFTLVAATTRLGLLTNPLRDRFGIPVRLNFYTVEELEQIVRRGARILQMPLGDDGALEIARRARGTPRIAGRLLRRVRDFASVAGDGHVDRLIADEALTRLEVDALGLDALDRRYLSMIARNFGGGPVGIETIAAGLSEPRDAIEDIIEPYLIQQGFIQRTPRGRMLTANAWRHLGLDAPKDLAQQQINLFQEE